A genomic segment from Curtobacterium sp. MCSS17_007 encodes:
- a CDS encoding MauE/DoxX family redox-associated membrane protein: MRSFVRVLLGAALVFAGTSHLTFARRDFRAQVPDFVPLDTDTTVLASGVAEIGLGSALLFTPRRRRRTVGTIAALFFTVIFPGNLSQWVNRRDAFGLDSDEKRVARLFGQPLLIWAALWSTRGPARPVR, translated from the coding sequence ATGCGTTCCTTCGTCCGTGTCCTCCTCGGTGCCGCCCTCGTCTTCGCGGGCACGAGCCACCTCACCTTCGCCCGCCGCGACTTCCGTGCCCAGGTGCCGGACTTCGTGCCGCTCGACACGGACACGACGGTCCTCGCCTCCGGCGTCGCGGAGATCGGACTCGGCAGCGCCCTCCTGTTCACGCCGCGTCGTCGCCGGAGGACCGTCGGCACGATCGCGGCCCTGTTCTTCACCGTGATCTTCCCGGGCAACCTGTCCCAGTGGGTGAACCGACGCGACGCCTTCGGCCTCGACTCGGACGAGAAGCGCGTCGCGCGCCTGTTCGGGCAGCCCCTGCTCATCTGGGCGGCACTGTGGTCGACCCGCGGCCCGGCGCGTCCGGTGCGCTGA